One Limnohabitans curvus genomic window carries:
- a CDS encoding addiction module antitoxin → MHKKMTITLDEAVYEGLWRTIGKRKMSQFIEDLLRPHVLGKSLDDGYKAMAQDQAREAEAMEWTNALAKDMANEAR, encoded by the coding sequence ATGCACAAGAAGATGACGATCACGCTGGATGAGGCGGTCTACGAAGGGCTGTGGCGCACCATTGGCAAGCGGAAGATGAGCCAATTCATCGAAGACTTGTTGCGCCCTCACGTCCTGGGCAAGTCACTGGATGACGGATACAAGGCCATGGCCCAAGACCAGGCCCGTGAAGCCGAAGCTATGGAATGGACCAACGCACTCGCTAAGGACATGGCCAATGAAGCGCGGTGA
- a CDS encoding type II toxin-antitoxin system PemK/MazF family toxin, with product MKRGEVWWVEFDPSVGTEIKKTRPAIIVSNDAANRNLARVVVVPLTSNTGKTYPGEAVVAIAGQASKAMADQIMAADKARLKNQLGSLVKADLLAVEDAIKVHLGLPR from the coding sequence ATGAAGCGCGGTGAAGTCTGGTGGGTTGAGTTTGATCCATCGGTGGGTACAGAAATCAAGAAGACCCGCCCAGCGATCATCGTCAGCAACGATGCCGCAAACCGAAACCTGGCCAGAGTGGTGGTTGTGCCACTGACAAGCAACACAGGCAAGACCTACCCAGGCGAAGCTGTTGTGGCCATTGCAGGGCAAGCCAGCAAAGCCATGGCGGACCAAATCATGGCTGCAGACAAAGCGAGACTAAAAAACCAATTGGGAAGTCTGGTAAAGGCCGATCTGCTGGCCGTCGAAGACGCAATCAAGGTGCATCTCGGCTTGCCGAGATAA
- a CDS encoding helix-turn-helix domain-containing protein — translation MINLANITFGKTIPDQCRREISHLYNAGRYTQAQLAAAYGISQSAVSKIINGQIPAPIGGVNPQGIAANAA, via the coding sequence ATGATTAATTTGGCCAATATCACTTTCGGAAAGACGATTCCAGATCAATGCCGACGTGAGATTTCTCATCTCTATAACGCGGGCAGGTATACACAGGCCCAACTGGCTGCTGCGTACGGCATCAGCCAATCTGCCGTGAGCAAGATCATCAACGGCCAAATCCCCGCACCCATCGGCGGCGTGAACCCTCAAGGTATTGCGGCTAACGCAGCATAA